From one Gracilibacillus salinarum genomic stretch:
- the folE2 gene encoding GTP cyclohydrolase FolE2 yields the protein MKDINTNQLPNKADRHKLFGSVEPGEKTKPTEKEKMPDLQNTKKDFLFDIDHVGIANVKHPVQVESQISSASQTTIGTFEMTSSIKKNHKGTNMSRFTEMIQESSNNSPFPLTISSLKAFTKKMAERLEQDDNQITIHFPWFFERRGPASDMPGMNHAEASIKINFDRHAGYQITVSLEGTVTTLCPCSKEISEYSAHNQRGIVKITAELAGNFDEEVIDWKQALLEAAESNASARVHPVLKRPDEKMVTEQAYENPRFVEDMVRLVAADLYEMPFVNKFTVTCQNEESIHLHDAIASITYDKALDH from the coding sequence ATGAAAGATATTAACACCAACCAACTGCCAAATAAAGCAGATCGACATAAATTGTTCGGATCAGTTGAACCAGGTGAAAAGACAAAACCTACTGAGAAAGAAAAAATGCCTGATTTACAAAATACAAAGAAAGACTTTTTGTTTGATATAGACCATGTCGGGATTGCCAATGTTAAGCACCCCGTTCAAGTAGAGAGTCAAATTAGCTCGGCAAGCCAGACTACGATCGGGACATTCGAAATGACATCTTCTATTAAGAAAAACCATAAAGGGACTAATATGAGCAGGTTTACGGAAATGATCCAAGAGTCCAGTAATAACAGCCCTTTTCCACTTACTATTAGCTCATTAAAAGCATTCACAAAAAAAATGGCTGAACGTTTAGAACAGGATGATAACCAAATCACCATCCATTTTCCTTGGTTTTTTGAACGCCGAGGGCCTGCATCTGATATGCCGGGTATGAACCATGCAGAAGCATCGATAAAAATAAACTTCGATCGTCACGCTGGCTATCAAATAACTGTATCGCTAGAGGGAACTGTCACTACTCTTTGTCCTTGTTCTAAAGAAATTAGTGAATACAGCGCCCATAACCAAAGAGGAATTGTCAAAATAACTGCAGAACTTGCTGGTAATTTTGACGAAGAGGTCATTGACTGGAAGCAAGCATTGTTAGAGGCTGCCGAAAGTAATGCGAGCGCCCGTGTTCATCCTGTATTAAAACGACCGGATGAAAAAATGGTGACCGAACAAGCATATGAAAATCCACGATTTGTAGAGGATATGGTTCGATTAGTAGCTGCAGATTTATATGAAATGCCATTTGTCAATAAATTCACAGTGACGTGTCAAAATGAAGAATCGATTCATCTTCATGACGCAATCGCATCGATTACCTATGATAAAGCATTGGACCATTGA
- the plsY gene encoding glycerol-3-phosphate 1-O-acyltransferase PlsY, with product MEYFIFILIAYILGSIPTGLIVGKVGYKKDIRDHGSGNLGATNTFRVLGLKAGIIVITVDILKGTLAAALPVFLNADVYPLLIGIFAAIGHMYPLFANFKGGKAVATSAGVILGVNPLVFVIMILSFLIILYLSKYVSLASMLTGIITIIVTLIMRETGLTIVTAILTIFVIYRHKANIKRIINKTEPKIKWM from the coding sequence ATGGAATATTTTATTTTTATCTTAATTGCGTACATACTAGGCTCCATTCCTACGGGATTAATTGTAGGTAAAGTAGGCTATAAGAAAGACATACGTGATCATGGCAGCGGTAATTTAGGTGCTACCAACACATTCCGCGTACTTGGGCTAAAAGCCGGTATTATTGTGATCACTGTCGATATTCTGAAAGGGACACTCGCAGCTGCATTACCAGTATTTTTAAACGCAGATGTCTATCCACTGCTAATAGGTATCTTTGCTGCTATCGGCCATATGTATCCACTGTTTGCTAATTTTAAAGGTGGTAAAGCCGTTGCAACATCTGCTGGAGTTATTCTAGGTGTTAATCCATTGGTTTTTGTAATAATGATTCTAAGTTTTCTTATTATTTTGTACTTATCAAAGTATGTATCTTTAGCTTCGATGTTGACTGGTATCATTACGATAATAGTTACTCTAATTATGCGGGAAACCGGTCTAACCATTGTCACAGCTATTCTGACGATATTTGTCATATACAGACATAAGGCAAATATTAAACGGATCATAAACAAAACCGAACCAAAAATTAAATGGATGTAA
- a CDS encoding CoA-binding protein yields the protein MNKENEQHTMQEILEKTKTIAVVGLSDKPYRTSYQIAKAMQKEGYRIIPVNPNIEEVLGEKAYKSLSDITEKYELVNVFRRSAFVKALAEEIVKTDAEFVWMQQGVTDPVAYDILVKHNKKVIMDRCIKVAHAVLMK from the coding sequence ATGAATAAAGAAAATGAACAGCATACAATGCAAGAAATACTAGAAAAAACGAAAACAATTGCTGTTGTCGGTTTGTCAGATAAACCCTATAGAACTTCGTATCAGATTGCTAAAGCAATGCAGAAGGAAGGGTATCGCATCATACCGGTCAACCCTAACATAGAGGAAGTTTTGGGGGAGAAGGCATATAAGAGTTTGTCAGATATTACTGAAAAGTACGAATTAGTAAATGTGTTCAGAAGGTCAGCATTTGTCAAAGCTCTTGCTGAAGAAATTGTCAAAACAGATGCAGAATTTGTTTGGATGCAGCAAGGCGTCACTGATCCAGTTGCATATGATATATTAGTAAAGCATAATAAAAAAGTAATTATGGATAGATGTATTAAGGTAGCGCATGCTGTCTTAATGAAATAA
- the parE gene encoding DNA topoisomerase IV subunit B, with translation MSNKPTYNDESIQVLEGLEAVRKRPGMYIGSTDARGLHHLVFEIVDNSVDEALSGFGERIEVTIHKDHSITVADNGRGMPTGMHQTGRPTPEVILTVLHAGGKFGQGGYKTSGGLHGVGASVVNALSEWLEVTIHRDGGVFYQRFENGGKPVTTLEKKGKTKKSGTSISFKPDRSIFSTDAFQFDILAERLREAAFLLKGITIDLKDERKELVKETYHYPDGLKEFVTYLNEEKDALHEVVAFDGELQGMDLDFAFQFNDGYAENILSFVNNVRTKDGGTHESGAKTAITRAFNEYARKVNLLKEKDKNLEGNDIREGFTSVVSLKVPEEKLQFEGQTKGKLGTAEARSIVDAIVAEQMQYFLEENPDIASMLIKKAIRAKDARLAARKAREEARSGKKKRRKDALLSGKLTPAQSRNAEKNELYLVEGDSAGGSAKQGRDRKFQAVLPLRGKVVNTEKAKLVDILKNEEISTIIHTIGAGVGGDFSIDDVQYNKVVIMTDADTDGAHIQVLLLTFFYRYMRPLIEAGKVFIALPPLYLVSKGKGAKAQSEYCWTEEELAKITKKFKNGYQIQRYKGLGEMNADQLWETTMNPDTRTLIRVTIDDLARAERRVSTLMGDKVEPRRKWIESHVQFSLEEDENIIDNENIQI, from the coding sequence ATGAGTAATAAGCCAACATATAATGATGAATCTATTCAAGTATTAGAAGGATTAGAAGCAGTAAGAAAAAGACCTGGTATGTATATTGGGAGTACAGATGCAAGAGGTTTGCACCATCTCGTGTTTGAAATTGTAGATAATTCCGTAGACGAAGCTTTATCAGGCTTTGGCGAAAGAATTGAAGTGACCATCCATAAGGACCACAGTATTACTGTTGCCGACAATGGACGAGGAATGCCTACAGGTATGCATCAAACAGGCAGACCAACACCTGAAGTCATTTTAACGGTTTTACATGCAGGTGGTAAATTCGGTCAAGGCGGATACAAAACAAGTGGTGGTCTTCATGGTGTAGGGGCGTCAGTAGTGAATGCCTTGTCAGAATGGTTAGAAGTAACCATTCATCGTGATGGTGGCGTGTTCTATCAACGTTTTGAAAATGGTGGAAAACCAGTTACTACACTTGAAAAGAAGGGTAAAACGAAAAAGTCGGGTACATCGATATCGTTCAAGCCAGATCGATCAATCTTTTCAACGGATGCGTTTCAGTTTGACATATTAGCAGAACGGTTAAGAGAAGCGGCATTTCTTTTGAAGGGAATTACTATTGATCTGAAGGATGAACGAAAAGAATTGGTGAAAGAAACGTATCATTACCCAGATGGCTTAAAAGAATTTGTCACTTATTTAAATGAAGAGAAAGATGCTTTGCATGAAGTAGTGGCATTCGATGGCGAGCTACAAGGTATGGATTTAGATTTCGCCTTTCAATTTAATGATGGATATGCTGAAAATATTTTATCGTTTGTTAATAATGTGCGTACCAAAGATGGGGGCACACATGAATCTGGTGCAAAAACAGCTATCACGAGAGCATTCAATGAATATGCACGTAAGGTGAACCTGTTAAAAGAAAAAGACAAAAATCTTGAAGGTAATGATATTCGAGAAGGGTTTACGTCTGTCGTGTCATTGAAAGTCCCAGAAGAAAAATTACAGTTTGAAGGACAGACAAAAGGTAAGCTAGGAACAGCTGAGGCGCGATCTATTGTAGATGCGATCGTGGCCGAACAGATGCAATATTTCTTAGAAGAAAATCCGGATATCGCCTCAATGCTCATAAAAAAAGCGATTCGAGCTAAAGATGCCAGACTTGCTGCAAGAAAAGCTAGAGAAGAAGCGAGAAGCGGTAAGAAAAAACGTCGTAAAGATGCACTGTTAAGCGGTAAACTAACTCCTGCCCAATCACGGAATGCAGAAAAAAATGAATTATACCTTGTAGAGGGTGACTCTGCTGGTGGTTCTGCTAAACAAGGGAGAGACCGTAAATTTCAGGCCGTGCTTCCACTAAGAGGTAAGGTCGTTAATACGGAGAAGGCTAAACTTGTTGATATCTTAAAAAATGAAGAGATATCTACGATTATTCATACAATAGGTGCCGGTGTTGGAGGAGACTTTTCAATTGATGATGTGCAATATAACAAAGTTGTTATCATGACAGATGCCGATACAGATGGTGCACATATTCAGGTATTATTATTAACATTTTTCTATCGTTACATGCGTCCGTTAATTGAAGCTGGAAAGGTATTTATCGCATTACCTCCGCTATATTTGGTTTCGAAAGGAAAAGGTGCTAAAGCACAAAGTGAGTATTGCTGGACAGAAGAAGAGCTGGCAAAAATCACAAAAAAATTCAAAAATGGTTATCAAATTCAACGGTACAAAGGTTTAGGCGAAATGAATGCAGACCAGTTATGGGAAACAACGATGAATCCAGATACACGAACGCTTATCCGTGTTACAATCGATGATTTAGCGAGAGCAGAGCGCCGTGTGTCCACGTTAATGGGGGATAAAGTAGAACCCCGAAGAAAATGGATTGAGTCACATGTACAATTCAGTCTTGAAGAAGACGAAAATATTATTGATAATGAAAATATTCAAATATAG